TCGGGCGGCGAGAAGAAGCGCAACGAGATCCTGCAGCTCGAGCTGCTCAAGCCGAAGTTCGCCGTGCTCGACGAGACCGACTCCGGCCTCGACGTCGACGCGCTGAAGATCGTGTCGGAGGGCGTCAACCGCGCCAAGGCCAACACCGGCCTCGGCATCCTGCTCATCACGCACTACACACGCATCCTCCGCTACATCAAGCCGGACTTCGTGCACGTCTTCGTCGCCGGCAAGGTCGCGGAGCAGGGCGGCCCCGAGCTCGCCGACCGCCTCGAGGAGGAGGGCTACGACCGCTACGTCGACGCCCCCGAGGCCGCATCCGCCTCCGCCGCCGAGCTCGCCGAGGCCTGAGCCCGGCCGCTCCACACCGCAGAGAGGTAGAATCCGATCATGCCCGCCACGCTGAGCCCGGCGCTCTTCGACCAGGTCGAGGAGGCGCTGAAGAACGTCATGGATCCCGAGCTCGGGATCAACGTCGTCGACCTCGGTCTCATCTACGACCTCGCCTTCGACGAGGAGAACAACGCGCTCATCATCTCGATGACGCTCACCAGTGCCGGCTGCCCGCTCACCGACGTGCTCGAGGAGCAGACCGCCGAGAGCCTGGACGGCATCGTCGAGGCCTTCCGCATCAATTGGGTGTGGATGCCGCCGTGGGGTCCCGAGCGGATCACCGATGACGGTCGCGACATGATGCGCGCCCTCGGCTTCGCCATTTAGCATTCCCCTCTTCCACAGTTCCGGACTTTTTCGAGCGCGCTGCCGCGCGTCCTCGAAAGAGTCCGGAACTGTTTGCTGAGAACTGAGAAGAAAGAGAAACCACGTGCTTGCCGTGCAGGGTCTTGAACTGCGCGTAGGCGCGCGCCTCCTCATGGAGGACGTGAGCTTCCGCGTCGCCGATGGCGACAAGATCGGGCTCGTCGGGCGCAACGGCGCCGGGAAGACGACGCTGACGAAGGTGCTCGCCGGCGACCTGCTGCCGACTGCGGGCAAGGTCGACCGTTCGGGCGACCTCGGCTACCTGCCGCAGGACCCGCGCTCCGGCAACCTCGACGACCTCGCGCGCACGCGCATCCTGGACGCCCGCGGCCTCGGTTCGATCGTGCTGGGGATGCGGGAGGCGACGCTCGACATGGCGAGCACCGACTCGGCCGTCTCCGAAGCCGCCATGAAGAAGTACGGCCGGCTGGAGGAGCAGTTCCACCTGCACGGCGGGTACGCGGCCGAGGCCGAGGCCGCATCCATCGCGTCGAACCTGAACCTGCCCGACCGCATCCTGGACCAGCCGTTGAAGACCCTGTCCGGCGGCCAGCGCCGCCGTATCGAGCTGGCGCGCATCCTGTTCTCGGACGCCCGTACGATGATCCTCGACGAGCCGACCAACCACCTGGATGCGGACTCCGTGATCTGGCTG
This region of Leifsonia sp. fls2-241-R2A-40a genomic DNA includes:
- a CDS encoding metal-sulfur cluster assembly factor, producing MPATLSPALFDQVEEALKNVMDPELGINVVDLGLIYDLAFDEENNALIISMTLTSAGCPLTDVLEEQTAESLDGIVEAFRINWVWMPPWGPERITDDGRDMMRALGFAI